In Lycium ferocissimum isolate CSIRO_LF1 chromosome 11, AGI_CSIRO_Lferr_CH_V1, whole genome shotgun sequence, a single genomic region encodes these proteins:
- the LOC132036302 gene encoding gibberellin-regulated protein 14-like: protein MAFKSIPLLFAFFLLIASIKGGSNTAPGAFPHGEISNPPPTVNGSSPTPPVPSPPISPPKTTAECSPLCEVRCKLHYKKKICLRACTTCCLRCKCVPPGQYYGNRVKCGTCYANMTTHGGRLKCP, encoded by the exons ATGGCTTTCAAGTCTATTCCACTTCTCTTTGCCTTTTTCCTTCTCATTGCTTCCATT aaGGGGGGTAGCAACACTGCTCCTGGTGCTTTCCCTCATGGTGAGATATCAAACCCCCCACCAACAGTCAATGGATCCTCTCCAACACCTCCAGTGCCTAGCCCCCCTATTTCACCACCAAAGACCACTGCAG AGTGTTCGCCCCTATGCGAGGTGAGATGCAAATTGCATTACAAGAAGAAGATATGCCTAAGAGCGTGCACTACTTGTTGTTTAAGATGCAAATGTGTTCCACCAGGCCAATATTATGGCAACAGAGTGAAATGTGGCACATGCTACGCTAATATGACCACTCACGGAGGCAGGCTCAAGTGCCCATGA
- the LOC132037985 gene encoding uncharacterized protein LOC132037985 isoform X3, producing MGYDNNLDCIKQEFDAEADTPEMEVDKMRQHIKNNRFFHGVPTYSCICRSVGMEGNDHLVHELVDVERFSEFIKNIVQTMGMIFKFQGRLNSTLYGSIL from the exons ATGGGGTATGACAACAACTTGGATTGTATAAAACAG GAGTTTGATGCAGAGGCTGATACTCCTGAAATGGAAGTTGATAAGATGCGTCAACACATCAAGAACAATAGGTTCTTTCACGGGGTGCCAACTTACTCATGCATATGCAG AAGTGTGGGAATGGAGGGAAATGACCATTTGGTGCACGAACTTGTAGATGTTGAAAGATTTTCAGAATTTATCAAAAACAT TGTCCAAACCATGGGAatgattttcaaattccaaGGAAGACTAAACAGTACCTTATATGGGAGCATCTTATGA
- the LOC132037985 gene encoding uncharacterized protein LOC132037985 isoform X2 → MGYDNNLDCIKQEFDAEADTPEMEVDKMRQHIKNNRFFHGVPTYSCICSLFDTETMGRSVGMEGNDHLVHELVDVERFSEFIKNIVQTMGMIFKFQGRLNSTLYGSIL, encoded by the exons ATGGGGTATGACAACAACTTGGATTGTATAAAACAG GAGTTTGATGCAGAGGCTGATACTCCTGAAATGGAAGTTGATAAGATGCGTCAACACATCAAGAACAATAGGTTCTTTCACGGGGTGCCAACTTACTCATGCATATGCAG TTTATTTGACACTGAAACAATGGGAAGAAGTGTGGGAATGGAGGGAAATGACCATTTGGTGCACGAACTTGTAGATGTTGAAAGATTTTCAGAATTTATCAAAAACAT TGTCCAAACCATGGGAatgattttcaaattccaaGGAAGACTAAACAGTACCTTATATGGGAGCATCTTATGA
- the LOC132037985 gene encoding uncharacterized protein LOC132037985 isoform X1, which produces MLTLNNHIGIQKQEFDAEADTPEMEVDKMRQHIKNNRFFHGVPTYSCICSLFDTETMGRSVGMEGNDHLVHELVDVERFSEFIKNIVQTMGMIFKFQGRLNSTLYGSIL; this is translated from the exons ATGCTAACCTTAAACAATCACATTGGAATACAAAAACAGGAGTTTGATGCAGAGGCTGATACTCCTGAAATGGAAGTTGATAAGATGCGTCAACACATCAAGAACAATAGGTTCTTTCACGGGGTGCCAACTTACTCATGCATATGCAG TTTATTTGACACTGAAACAATGGGAAGAAGTGTGGGAATGGAGGGAAATGACCATTTGGTGCACGAACTTGTAGATGTTGAAAGATTTTCAGAATTTATCAAAAACAT TGTCCAAACCATGGGAatgattttcaaattccaaGGAAGACTAAACAGTACCTTATATGGGAGCATCTTATGA